One segment of Streptomyces sp. YIM 121038 DNA contains the following:
- the nagA gene encoding N-acetylglucosamine-6-phosphate deacetylase, whose product MATSKVLAGARVVLPTGTVSGGRVIVDGTRVVGSAPADAETLDLTGHWLVPGFVDMHNHGGGGASFTNGTVEDILHGVHTHRLHGTTTLVASTVTGEMDALAQRAGLLSELAEQGEIAGVHFEGPFISPCRKGAHSESLLRHPDPAEVRKLIDAARGQAKMVTLATELPGGIDSVRLLAEHGVVAAIGHTDATYEQTAAAVDAGATVATHLYNAMPGLGHRAPGPIAALLEDERVTVELIDDGTHLHPAAFQLAFHRAGADRVALITDAMDAAGFGDGTYHLGPLEVVVSDGVARLAEGGAIAGSTLTQDRAFQRAVTIDGLPVEDVVTAISATPAKVLGIYDRVGSLEPGKDADLVVLDADFALKGVLRKGEWVIDPR is encoded by the coding sequence ATGGCCACTAGCAAGGTTCTCGCCGGTGCCCGGGTGGTCCTGCCCACCGGGACCGTGTCCGGCGGCCGCGTCATCGTGGACGGCACACGCGTCGTGGGGAGCGCTCCCGCGGACGCCGAGACGCTCGATCTGACCGGCCACTGGCTGGTCCCCGGCTTCGTGGACATGCACAACCACGGCGGCGGCGGCGCGTCCTTCACCAACGGCACGGTCGAGGACATCCTGCACGGCGTCCACACGCACCGCCTGCACGGCACGACCACCCTCGTCGCCTCCACGGTCACCGGCGAGATGGACGCCCTGGCGCAGCGCGCGGGCCTGCTCAGCGAGCTGGCCGAGCAGGGCGAGATCGCGGGCGTCCACTTCGAGGGCCCGTTCATCTCGCCGTGCCGCAAGGGCGCGCACAGCGAGTCCCTGCTGCGCCACCCGGACCCGGCCGAGGTCCGCAAGCTGATCGACGCGGCCCGCGGCCAGGCCAAGATGGTCACCCTCGCCACCGAACTGCCCGGCGGCATCGACTCCGTGCGCCTGCTCGCCGAGCACGGCGTGGTCGCCGCGATCGGCCACACCGACGCCACGTACGAGCAGACGGCGGCGGCCGTCGACGCGGGCGCCACCGTGGCCACGCACCTGTACAACGCGATGCCGGGGCTCGGCCACCGCGCGCCGGGGCCCATCGCCGCCCTCCTGGAGGACGAGCGGGTCACCGTCGAGCTGATCGACGACGGCACGCACCTGCACCCGGCCGCCTTCCAGCTGGCCTTCCACCGCGCGGGCGCCGACCGCGTCGCGCTCATCACGGACGCGATGGACGCGGCGGGCTTCGGCGACGGCACCTACCACCTCGGCCCGCTGGAGGTCGTGGTGTCGGACGGCGTCGCGCGGCTCGCCGAGGGCGGCGCCATCGCGGGCTCCACCCTCACCCAGGACCGCGCGTTCCAGCGCGCGGTGACCATCGACGGGCTGCCCGTCGAGGATGTCGTCACCGCGATCTCCGCGACCCCCGCGAAGGTCCTCGGCATCTACGACCGCGTCGGCTCCCTGGAGCCCGGCAAGGACGCCGACCTCGTCGTCCTGGACGCGGACTTCGCGCTCAAGGGCGTGCTGCGCAAGGGCGAGTGGGTCATCGACCCGAGGTGA
- a CDS encoding sugar isomerase: MSRTANEIATQPDCWRRAAGSAAAFAGLPEPGERIAVTGCGTSWFMALAYAALREAAGQGETDAFAASEFPTGRRYDRVVAITRSGTTTEVLDLLGRVRGAVPTLALTADPKTPVMTAADAVAVLDWADEESVVQTRFATTALAFLRAGLGAVPGVKPVAEAAADAERTVAEPLPDAVVTAEQWTFLGRGWTYGLALEAGLKMREAAGAWTEAYPAMEYRHGPISITAPGRVAWMFGALPEGLAEDVARVGGELVARTDVDPLAELVRAQRLAVRLAEDRGQDPDRPRNLTRSVVLG; encoded by the coding sequence ATGTCGCGTACCGCAAATGAGATAGCCACCCAGCCCGACTGCTGGCGGCGGGCCGCCGGGAGCGCCGCGGCCTTCGCCGGGCTGCCGGAGCCGGGCGAACGGATCGCCGTGACCGGCTGCGGCACCTCGTGGTTCATGGCCCTCGCGTACGCGGCGCTGCGGGAGGCCGCGGGGCAGGGCGAGACGGACGCGTTCGCGGCGTCGGAGTTCCCCACCGGGCGGCGCTACGACCGGGTCGTGGCGATCACCCGCTCCGGTACGACGACGGAGGTGCTCGACCTGCTCGGGCGGGTGCGGGGCGCCGTGCCGACGCTGGCCCTGACCGCCGACCCGAAGACGCCGGTCATGACCGCAGCCGACGCGGTGGCCGTCCTGGACTGGGCGGACGAGGAGTCCGTCGTGCAGACCCGGTTCGCGACCACGGCCCTCGCCTTCCTGCGGGCCGGGCTCGGCGCGGTCCCGGGCGTCAAGCCGGTCGCCGAGGCCGCGGCGGACGCCGAGCGCACCGTCGCCGAGCCGCTGCCGGACGCGGTGGTCACGGCGGAGCAGTGGACGTTCCTCGGCCGCGGCTGGACGTACGGGCTCGCCCTGGAGGCGGGCCTGAAGATGCGGGAGGCCGCGGGCGCGTGGACGGAGGCGTACCCGGCCATGGAGTACCGGCACGGGCCGATCTCCATCACCGCGCCGGGCCGCGTGGCGTGGATGTTCGGGGCGCTGCCGGAGGGGCTCGCGGAGGACGTGGCCCGCGTCGGCGGCGAGCTGGTGGCGCGCACCGACGTCGACCCCCTGGCGGAGCTGGTCCGCGCCCAGCGCCTGGCCGTGCGGCTCGCCGAGGACCGGGGCCAGGACCCCGACCGGCCGCGCAACCTGACCCGGAGCGTCGTCCTCGGCTAG
- a CDS encoding trehalose-6-phosphate synthase has translation MVSPHAAARVLVASNRGPVSYAVGDDGELTASRGGGGLVSGLSAIGDEADALWVCSALGDGDREAVRRGVFEPGVRMLDIDAKTHAAAYNGIANSVLWFVHHMLYQTPLEPEFGPEFRAQWAAYEQYNQAFAEALADSAAPGAAVLVQDYHLALVPGMLRELRGDLRIGHFSHTPWAPVDYFRMLPDDIAEQLLRGMLGADRLGFLTGRWADAFTECCVRLLGGTSGTRVGVHGLGADADFLRERSRRADVEERLASLREQVGADRKVIVRVDRTELSKNIVRGLRAYELLLDEHPEWHERVVHVAFAYPSRQDLAVYRAYTAEVSRVAEGINTRFGTAGWTPVVLHVKDDFARSLAAYRIADVALVNPIRDGMNLVAKEVPVVSDEGCALVLSREAGAYEELGEDAFAVNPYDVTGTAGALHEALLLPAAERAERTKRLAVAATALPPARWFLDQLAALGS, from the coding sequence ATGGTCTCCCCTCACGCCGCCGCCCGGGTCCTCGTCGCGTCCAACCGCGGCCCCGTCTCGTACGCCGTCGGGGACGACGGCGAGCTGACCGCGAGCCGCGGCGGCGGCGGGCTCGTGTCGGGGCTCAGCGCCATCGGCGACGAGGCGGACGCGCTGTGGGTGTGCTCCGCGCTCGGCGACGGCGACCGCGAGGCGGTGCGGCGCGGGGTCTTTGAGCCCGGCGTGCGCATGCTCGACATCGACGCGAAGACCCACGCGGCGGCGTACAACGGCATCGCGAACTCGGTGCTCTGGTTCGTGCACCACATGCTGTACCAGACGCCCCTGGAGCCGGAGTTCGGACCCGAGTTCCGCGCCCAGTGGGCCGCCTACGAGCAGTACAACCAGGCCTTCGCGGAGGCGCTCGCCGACAGCGCGGCGCCCGGCGCGGCGGTCCTGGTGCAGGACTACCACCTCGCGCTGGTGCCGGGGATGCTCCGCGAGCTCCGCGGCGACCTGCGGATCGGGCACTTCTCGCACACCCCGTGGGCGCCCGTCGACTACTTCCGGATGCTGCCCGACGACATCGCCGAGCAGCTGCTCCGCGGCATGCTGGGCGCGGACCGGCTCGGCTTCCTGACCGGGCGGTGGGCGGACGCGTTCACGGAGTGCTGTGTGCGGCTGCTCGGCGGCACGTCGGGGACGCGGGTCGGGGTGCACGGGCTCGGCGCGGACGCGGACTTCCTGCGGGAGCGGTCGCGGCGCGCGGACGTCGAGGAGCGGCTCGCGAGCCTGCGCGAGCAGGTGGGCGCGGATCGGAAGGTCATCGTCCGGGTGGACCGCACCGAGCTGTCGAAGAACATCGTCCGGGGTCTGCGGGCGTACGAGCTGCTGCTCGACGAGCACCCCGAGTGGCACGAGCGGGTGGTGCACGTCGCGTTCGCCTACCCCTCGCGCCAGGACCTCGCGGTCTACCGCGCCTACACGGCGGAGGTCTCCCGCGTCGCCGAGGGCATCAACACCCGCTTCGGCACGGCCGGTTGGACGCCGGTGGTGCTGCACGTCAAGGACGACTTCGCACGCTCCCTCGCCGCGTACCGGATCGCCGACGTGGCCCTGGTCAACCCCATCCGGGACGGCATGAACCTGGTCGCCAAGGAGGTCCCCGTCGTCTCCGACGAGGGCTGCGCGCTCGTCCTGTCCCGGGAGGCCGGGGCCTACGAGGAGCTCGGCGAGGACGCGTTCGCGGTGAATCCGTACGACGTGACGGGGACGGCCGGCGCGCTCCACGAGGCCCTGCTGCTGCCCGCCGCGGAGCGCGCCGAACGCACCAAGCGCCTGGCCGTCGCGGCCACGGCCCTACCGCCCGCCCGCTGGTTCCTGGACCAGCTCGCGGCGCTGGGCTCCTAG
- a CDS encoding class II fructose-bisphosphate aldolase, whose product MPLITTGELVGRARAEGRGLAAFNVITLEHAEAVALGAERAGRAAVLQISENAVRFHGGALTPIAQAAAAVARASSAPLSLHLDHVTDVDLLRAAHPAGFSSVMFDASKLSYAENVKATADAVRWGHERDIWVEAELGRVGGKEGEAPLDAHAPGVRTDPDEAVAYVADTGVDALAVAVGSSHAMTERTASLDHELVRALRARVPVPLVLHGSSGVPDAEIRAAVAAGVVKVNVGTALNTGFTGAVRRFLAADRATVDPRKYLAPAREAMAEAVTHFLHLTG is encoded by the coding sequence ATGCCACTGATCACCACCGGCGAGCTGGTCGGCCGGGCCCGCGCCGAGGGGCGCGGCCTCGCCGCCTTCAACGTCATCACCCTGGAGCACGCGGAGGCCGTCGCGCTCGGCGCGGAGCGCGCGGGCCGCGCGGCCGTGCTCCAGATATCCGAGAACGCGGTGCGGTTCCACGGCGGCGCCCTCACCCCGATCGCCCAGGCCGCCGCGGCCGTCGCCCGCGCCTCCTCAGCCCCCCTGTCGCTGCACCTGGACCACGTCACGGACGTGGACCTGCTGCGGGCCGCGCACCCCGCGGGCTTCAGCTCCGTGATGTTCGACGCCTCGAAGCTGTCGTACGCGGAGAACGTGAAGGCCACCGCGGACGCGGTGCGTTGGGGCCACGAGCGGGACATCTGGGTCGAGGCGGAGCTGGGCCGGGTCGGCGGCAAGGAGGGTGAGGCGCCCCTCGACGCGCACGCGCCGGGGGTGCGCACGGACCCCGACGAGGCCGTCGCCTACGTCGCCGACACCGGGGTCGACGCGCTCGCCGTCGCGGTGGGCTCCAGCCACGCCATGACGGAGCGCACGGCGTCCCTGGACCACGAGTTGGTCCGGGCCCTGCGCGCGCGGGTCCCCGTGCCGCTGGTCCTGCACGGGTCGAGCGGCGTGCCCGACGCGGAGATCCGCGCGGCGGTCGCCGCGGGGGTGGTGAAGGTGAACGTGGGCACGGCCCTGAACACCGGCTTCACCGGGGCGGTACGCCGGTTCCTGGCGGCGGACAGGGCAACGGTGGACCCCCGCAAGTACCTGGCCCCCGCCCGGGAAGCGATGGCGGAGGCAGTCACCCACTTCCTCCACCTGACCGGCTGA
- the otsB gene encoding trehalose-phosphatase: MGDDRTHSPYEPLTPAGRDGLAAILARPERAVIALDFDGTLAAIVPDPERARAHPDAVPALAALAPRVRSVAVVTGRPAGVAVRHGGFAGVPGLEHLVVLGHYGAERWDAVTGTVRAAEPHPGVAAVRAELPGFLDAIGAWRGTWIEEKGRAVAVHTRRAEDPQAAFDALRGPLGELAARHGLIVEPGRMVLELRPPGVDKGVALIEYVREVGAESVLYAGDDLGDLPAFAAVDKLRADGGVRGLLVCSGSAEVAELASRADLVVEGPAGVVGLLARLTAALA; encoded by the coding sequence ATGGGCGACGACCGCACGCACTCCCCGTACGAGCCACTGACCCCCGCGGGCCGCGACGGCCTCGCCGCGATCCTGGCCCGCCCCGAACGCGCCGTGATCGCCCTGGACTTCGACGGCACGCTCGCGGCGATCGTGCCCGACCCCGAACGGGCCAGGGCCCACCCGGACGCCGTCCCCGCGCTCGCCGCCCTCGCCCCGAGGGTGCGCTCCGTCGCGGTCGTCACCGGCCGCCCCGCGGGCGTGGCCGTCCGCCACGGCGGCTTCGCGGGCGTCCCCGGCCTGGAGCACCTCGTCGTGCTCGGGCACTACGGCGCGGAGCGCTGGGACGCCGTCACCGGCACCGTGCGCGCGGCCGAGCCGCACCCCGGCGTCGCCGCGGTACGGGCCGAGCTGCCCGGCTTCCTCGACGCGATCGGGGCCTGGCGGGGCACCTGGATCGAGGAGAAGGGCCGGGCCGTCGCGGTGCACACGCGCCGGGCCGAGGACCCCCAGGCCGCCTTCGACGCCCTGCGCGGCCCCCTCGGCGAGCTCGCCGCCCGCCACGGGCTGATCGTGGAGCCCGGCCGGATGGTCCTGGAGCTGCGGCCGCCCGGCGTGGACAAGGGCGTGGCCCTCATCGAGTACGTACGCGAGGTGGGAGCCGAGTCGGTCCTCTACGCGGGGGACGACCTCGGGGACCTGCCCGCGTTCGCCGCCGTGGACAAGCTGCGGGCGGACGGCGGTGTGCGGGGGCTCCTTGTGTGCAGCGGCAGCGCGGAGGTCGCGGAGCTCGCCTCGCGCGCCGACCTGGTGGTCGAAGGCCCGGCCGGCGTGGTCGGGCTCCTGGCCCGGCTGACCGCGGCCCTCGCCTGA
- a CDS encoding 1-phosphofructokinase family hexose kinase — protein MIVTVTLNAALDLTYRVPALTPHTTHRVTEVTERAGGKGVNVARVLAALGHTVTVTGFAGGPTGRTLRDHLTRTPGLVDALRPVEGPTRRTLAVVDARTGDTTQLNEPGPAVSPAEWSGFLTAYEELMRGGVTAVALCGSLPPGVPVGAYALLVRAARAARVPVLLDTSGEPLRRGVAARPDLVKPNAEELAELTGAHEPSRATRDARRRGAHAVVASLGADGLLAVTPEGTWRATPPAAVRGNPTGAGDSAVAGLLSGLVEGLAWPDRLARAAALASATVAAPAAGEFDRAVYEDVLPKVTVSGKASAA, from the coding sequence GTGATCGTCACGGTCACGCTCAACGCCGCCCTTGACCTCACCTATCGCGTCCCGGCCCTCACGCCCCACACCACCCACCGCGTCACCGAGGTGACCGAACGCGCGGGCGGCAAGGGCGTGAACGTGGCACGGGTGCTCGCCGCGCTCGGCCACACGGTGACGGTCACCGGCTTCGCGGGCGGCCCCACCGGGCGCACCCTGCGCGACCACCTCACGCGCACCCCCGGCCTCGTGGACGCGCTGCGCCCCGTCGAGGGCCCGACCCGCCGCACCCTCGCCGTCGTGGACGCCCGCACCGGCGACACCACCCAGCTCAACGAGCCGGGCCCGGCCGTGTCGCCCGCCGAGTGGTCCGGATTCCTCACCGCGTACGAGGAGTTGATGCGCGGCGGCGTCACCGCGGTGGCCCTGTGCGGCAGCCTGCCGCCGGGCGTCCCGGTCGGCGCGTACGCCCTCCTGGTGCGGGCGGCGCGCGCCGCCCGCGTGCCGGTGCTGCTCGACACCAGCGGCGAGCCGCTGCGCCGCGGCGTCGCCGCCCGCCCCGACCTCGTCAAGCCGAACGCCGAGGAACTCGCCGAACTCACCGGCGCCCACGAGCCGTCGCGGGCCACCCGCGACGCCCGCCGCAGGGGCGCGCACGCCGTCGTCGCCTCCCTCGGCGCCGACGGCCTCCTGGCCGTCACCCCCGAGGGCACCTGGCGGGCGACGCCGCCCGCCGCCGTGCGCGGCAATCCGACGGGCGCGGGCGACTCGGCGGTCGCGGGCCTGCTCTCCGGGCTCGTGGAGGGCCTGGCCTGGCCGGACCGGCTCGCCCGGGCGGCGGCCCTGGCGTCGGCGACCGTCGCGGCGCCCGCCGCGGGCGAGTTCGACCGGGCGGTGTACGAGGACGTCCTGCCGAAGGTGACGGTGAGCGGCAAGGCGTCGGCCGCGTAA
- a CDS encoding ROK family protein: protein MRHVIALDVGGTGMKAALVGADGTLLHEARRPTGRERGANAVVESILDFAGELRAHGVAHLGEPAAAVGVAVPGIVDAERGLAVYAANLGWTDVPLRDLISARLGGVPVALGHDVRTGGLAEGRLGAGRGTARFLFVPLGTGIAGAIGIDGVIEPGAHGSAGEIGHIVVRPGGPPCGCGQRGCLERLASASAVSKAWAEASGDPAADAADCAKAVRSGDPRAAEVWQHAVDALADGLLTALTLLDPDTLIVGGGLAEAGDTLFTPLRQAVADRVVQFQTLPAIVPAALGDAAGCLGAGLLAWDLLTPEGSRTDTSTTTPTDAPPEVST from the coding sequence GTGAGACATGTCATCGCCCTGGACGTGGGCGGCACCGGAATGAAGGCCGCCCTGGTCGGGGCGGACGGCACGCTGCTGCACGAGGCGCGCCGCCCCACCGGCCGTGAGCGCGGCGCGAACGCCGTGGTCGAGTCGATCCTGGACTTCGCCGGGGAGCTGCGCGCCCACGGCGTGGCCCACCTCGGCGAGCCCGCCGCCGCGGTGGGCGTCGCGGTCCCCGGCATCGTCGACGCCGAGCGCGGCCTCGCCGTGTACGCGGCGAACCTCGGCTGGACCGACGTACCGCTGCGCGATCTGATCAGCGCCCGCCTCGGCGGCGTCCCCGTGGCGCTCGGCCACGACGTGCGCACCGGCGGCCTCGCCGAGGGCCGCCTCGGCGCGGGCCGGGGCACGGCGCGCTTCCTGTTCGTGCCGCTCGGCACCGGCATCGCGGGCGCCATCGGCATCGACGGCGTCATCGAGCCCGGCGCGCACGGCTCGGCGGGCGAGATCGGCCACATCGTCGTCCGGCCCGGCGGCCCGCCCTGCGGCTGCGGCCAGCGCGGCTGTCTGGAGCGGCTCGCCTCGGCGTCCGCCGTGAGCAAGGCGTGGGCCGAGGCGAGCGGCGACCCGGCGGCGGACGCCGCCGACTGCGCCAAGGCGGTGCGCTCCGGCGACCCGCGCGCGGCCGAGGTCTGGCAGCACGCCGTGGACGCCCTCGCCGACGGCCTGTTGACGGCCCTCACCCTCCTGGACCCCGACACGCTGATCGTCGGCGGCGGCCTCGCGGAGGCCGGGGACACGCTGTTCACGCCGCTGCGCCAGGCGGTGGCGGACCGCGTGGTGCAGTTCCAGACGCTGCCCGCGATCGTCCCCGCGGCGCTCGGCGACGCCGCCGGCTGCCTGGGCGCGGGCCTGCTCGCCTGGGACCTGCTCACGCCGGAGGGCTCCCGTACCGATACATCCACCACCACCCCCACCGACGCACCCCCGGAGGTATCCACCTGA
- a CDS encoding extracellular solute-binding protein: MAALLAGCGESGGSGDVTLKLVAADYGDSAANSSKKYWSELAEKFEDEHPGIKVDVTVYSWTDVDRKVKEMVADGEAPDLAQIGAYADYAAQDKLYSADDVLSIPTQADFLAPLAKAGVFNRVQYGMPFAASTRLLFFNEKLFKSAGVTPPESWSELQAAAKKLKARGVKIPYALPLGPEEAQAETYQWLLSGGGGYTDNVGSYDFDSKQNVNTFNWLKNELVGKGLTGPTPPGKLNRAEAFAAFTRGEVGMLNGHPTLMQMAAKKHLKYGMVPMPGVNGKAQSTMGVADWMMAFKENGHRKEIREFLDFAYSKDNVLEFSREYDLLPVTTSASQEMADDKADAKKLGGFLEELPASQLYPVGKTSWAQVSVQIKKYIGKTVDPNGDPQATLSQLDAKAAAEENAS, from the coding sequence ATGGCGGCGCTGCTCGCCGGATGCGGCGAATCGGGCGGATCGGGCGATGTGACCCTCAAGCTCGTGGCGGCCGACTACGGCGACTCGGCGGCGAACAGCTCCAAGAAGTACTGGAGCGAGCTGGCCGAGAAGTTCGAGGACGAGCACCCGGGCATCAAGGTCGACGTGACCGTGTACTCCTGGACGGACGTCGACCGCAAGGTCAAGGAGATGGTCGCGGACGGCGAGGCCCCCGACCTCGCGCAGATCGGCGCCTACGCGGACTACGCGGCGCAGGACAAGCTGTACAGCGCCGACGACGTGCTCTCCATCCCCACCCAGGCCGACTTCCTCGCGCCGCTGGCGAAGGCGGGCGTCTTCAACCGCGTCCAGTACGGCATGCCGTTCGCCGCGTCCACGCGCCTGCTGTTCTTCAACGAGAAGCTCTTCAAGAGCGCCGGGGTCACCCCGCCGGAGAGCTGGAGCGAGCTCCAGGCCGCCGCGAAGAAGCTCAAGGCGCGCGGCGTGAAGATCCCGTACGCGCTGCCGCTCGGCCCGGAGGAGGCGCAGGCCGAGACGTACCAGTGGCTGCTCAGCGGGGGCGGCGGCTACACCGACAACGTCGGCTCGTACGACTTCGACTCCAAGCAGAACGTCAACACGTTCAACTGGCTGAAGAACGAGCTGGTCGGCAAGGGCCTGACCGGGCCGACGCCGCCCGGCAAGCTCAACCGCGCCGAGGCCTTCGCCGCCTTCACGCGCGGCGAGGTCGGCATGCTCAACGGCCACCCGACGCTGATGCAGATGGCCGCCAAGAAGCACCTGAAGTACGGCATGGTCCCCATGCCGGGCGTCAACGGCAAGGCCCAGTCCACGATGGGCGTCGCCGACTGGATGATGGCCTTCAAGGAGAACGGCCACCGCAAGGAGATCCGCGAGTTCCTCGACTTCGCCTACTCCAAGGACAACGTCCTGGAGTTCTCGCGCGAGTACGACCTCCTTCCGGTGACCACGTCGGCGTCCCAGGAGATGGCCGACGACAAGGCCGACGCGAAGAAGCTCGGCGGCTTCCTGGAGGAGCTGCCCGCCTCCCAGCTGTACCCCGTCGGCAAGACGTCCTGGGCCCAGGTGTCCGTGCAGATCAAGAAGTACATCGGCAAGACCGTCGACCCGAACGGCGACCCGCAGGCGACCCTGAGCCAGCTCGACGCGAAGGCGGCGGCGGAGGAGAACGCGAGCTAG
- a CDS encoding DUF3263 domain-containing protein, whose amino-acid sequence MNGVPEAEPPAPEPSGAGGGLSARARAVLALERRNWSGPGAKERAIREDLGLAPVRYYQLLNALLDDERALAHDPVTVNRLRRVRAARRAER is encoded by the coding sequence GTGAACGGTGTGCCCGAGGCGGAGCCTCCCGCGCCCGAGCCCTCCGGGGCCGGGGGCGGCCTGTCCGCGCGGGCCAGGGCCGTGCTCGCCCTGGAGCGGCGCAACTGGAGCGGCCCCGGCGCCAAGGAGCGGGCCATCCGCGAGGACCTGGGCCTGGCCCCGGTGCGCTACTACCAGCTCCTCAACGCCCTCCTTGACGACGAGCGCGCCCTGGCCCACGACCCGGTCACCGTGAACCGCCTGCGACGGGTACGCGCCGCACGCCGCGCGGAGCGCTGA
- a CDS encoding carbohydrate-binding protein, producing MTPGNNGEQTPNAPQGDDDPFGYLYADGQAAGATPPPGGGGYGYPGPRSSYHQVRPVGERQYGQQPQQPPAQGGYGYPPQQQPYGQPSAHYTAPEAQPGATAPVRQVPPPAPAGRGRGPNTKGLLIGAIAVVAVVSLGIGAAMLTGGDDKGDDNKAGPSQRQSESSDPSPSASKDKGKPGKKAELPETDAKALKLEGGTTTASDIDGAKSADGVYVAGLNKVGAQVTWTVNGIPKDGAYTVFVGYGVPGKAAETTLVINGTPSPRKLNMDNFAHAEDGAWDKGWTKTFAFVELNKGTNTISVSCQQGDKCDANLDQMWLKAGHVKG from the coding sequence ATGACGCCCGGCAACAACGGCGAGCAGACGCCGAACGCGCCACAGGGCGACGACGACCCCTTCGGCTATCTGTACGCCGACGGCCAGGCGGCCGGTGCCACCCCGCCCCCTGGAGGCGGCGGCTACGGCTACCCCGGGCCCCGGTCCTCGTACCACCAGGTGCGCCCGGTGGGCGAGCGGCAGTACGGGCAGCAGCCGCAGCAGCCCCCGGCCCAGGGCGGCTACGGCTACCCCCCGCAGCAGCAGCCCTACGGCCAGCCCAGCGCGCACTACACGGCCCCCGAGGCCCAGCCCGGCGCCACCGCCCCCGTCCGGCAGGTGCCGCCCCCGGCCCCCGCGGGGCGCGGCCGCGGGCCCAACACCAAGGGCCTGCTGATCGGCGCGATCGCCGTCGTCGCCGTGGTGTCGCTCGGCATCGGCGCGGCCATGCTCACCGGCGGCGACGACAAGGGCGACGACAACAAGGCCGGGCCCTCGCAGCGGCAGAGCGAGTCCTCCGACCCCAGCCCCAGCGCGTCCAAGGACAAGGGCAAGCCGGGCAAGAAGGCCGAACTGCCCGAAACGGATGCCAAGGCCCTCAAGCTGGAGGGCGGCACCACCACCGCGTCCGACATCGACGGCGCCAAGTCCGCCGACGGCGTGTACGTGGCCGGGCTCAACAAGGTCGGCGCGCAAGTGACCTGGACCGTCAACGGCATCCCCAAGGACGGCGCGTACACGGTCTTCGTCGGCTACGGAGTGCCCGGCAAGGCGGCCGAGACGACCCTCGTGATCAACGGCACGCCGTCCCCGCGCAAGCTCAACATGGACAACTTCGCGCACGCGGAGGACGGGGCCTGGGACAAGGGCTGGACGAAGACGTTCGCCTTCGTGGAGCTGAACAAGGGCACGAACACGATCTCCGTGTCCTGTCAGCAGGGCGACAAGTGCGACGCGAACCTCGACCAGATGTGGCTGAAGGCGGGCCACGTCAAGGGCTGA